In the Advenella kashmirensis WT001 genome, one interval contains:
- a CDS encoding SDR family oxidoreductase → MTQAFDNLKNAIQAEPRTWLVTGCAGFIGSNLLETLLLLDQKVVGLDNFSTGFQHNLDEVQQAVSAQQWANFKFIEGDIRDLDACKKAVAGVDYVLHQAALGSVPRSLDDPITTNAVNISGFLNMLVAAREAGIKSFVYAASSSTYGDHPDLPKVEDKIGNPLSPYAVTKYVNELYANVFARAYGFSSVGLRYFNVFGKRQNPDGAYAAVIPKWTASMIKGEDVFINGDGETSRDFCFVENAVQANLLAAANMPEEGSQVFNVAVNARTSLNELFAHLASTLDKNGVKYDKQPVYRDFRSGDVRHSQADITKAHEQLGYKPTHDILEGIEVAMPWYTQFLR, encoded by the coding sequence ATGACTCAGGCATTCGACAATCTCAAAAACGCCATTCAGGCCGAACCACGGACCTGGCTGGTTACCGGTTGCGCCGGCTTTATCGGTTCCAATCTGCTGGAGACCCTGCTTTTGCTGGATCAGAAAGTAGTGGGCCTGGATAATTTTTCCACGGGCTTTCAGCACAATCTGGACGAAGTGCAGCAAGCGGTCAGCGCACAGCAATGGGCCAACTTCAAATTTATCGAAGGCGATATCCGTGACCTGGATGCCTGCAAGAAAGCGGTTGCCGGCGTAGATTATGTGCTGCATCAGGCAGCGTTGGGTTCCGTGCCGCGCAGCCTGGATGACCCGATTACTACCAATGCAGTCAATATCAGCGGCTTTCTGAATATGCTGGTAGCCGCCCGCGAGGCCGGCATCAAGTCGTTTGTTTATGCGGCCTCCAGTTCTACTTACGGCGATCATCCGGATCTGCCCAAAGTGGAAGACAAGATCGGCAATCCCTTGTCTCCGTATGCCGTCACCAAGTACGTGAACGAACTGTATGCCAATGTGTTTGCACGTGCCTATGGGTTCAGCTCGGTGGGCCTGCGTTATTTCAATGTGTTCGGCAAACGCCAGAATCCTGACGGCGCCTATGCGGCCGTGATCCCAAAATGGACAGCGTCCATGATCAAGGGTGAAGATGTGTTTATCAATGGCGATGGTGAAACCAGCCGCGATTTCTGCTTTGTAGAAAATGCCGTGCAGGCCAACCTGCTGGCTGCAGCCAATATGCCGGAAGAGGGCAGCCAGGTGTTCAACGTGGCTGTTAACGCGCGCACCAGCCTGAATGAGCTGTTCGCCCATCTGGCCAGCACGCTGGACAAGAATGGTGTGAAGTACGATAAACAGCCGGTATACCGCGATTTTCGCAGCGGCGACGTTCGGCATTCGCAGGCAGACATCACCAAGGCGCATGAACAGTTGGGGTACAAGCCTACACACGATATCCTGGAAGGGATCGAAGTGGCGATGCCGTGGTACACCCAGTTCCTGCGTTGA